The nucleotide window TCCCAACCAAATCcaatgcacaaatatattccgACAACTGTCAAACAGTGtataatggcatcaagaaccgtacccaaggcttttcaaggctcatgggtcattagattccttaaaggatATTCCTACTCAGGATCAATggccgtagaaactcaattgggacaatctagagccttgttagggcctctagtgcaccaaaaggagaagagtccaagaatcaaggttcccaagctagccaatacgacaatcaaaattggtattgtaactaaccatgttctaaactagtgtgctagccataaattagagaagtgattaggtcccctaacattttctagacatgctcatatacacattcaagagttaatcaagctcataatcatgcatctaagccaaatataaTAGATTAGAACACATGTCAAACACAAAATTAAAAACCATTACattaaaatatatttataaCAATAAATCCATGCAAGGGATCAAACCCTAGTTTCCCAAAGAACTACTAACTACCCATATTTAGATACATCATCAAAAGTTTGAAAAAATATGAAAGAGATgataaggaagagaggggagaaTTGACTTGGTCACTCCTAGCTATATGCTAGTATGAATCAAGCAATTTCTTCACCTAACTACCCAAAATGAAGGTgtggtgctcttgatgatgtCTCCTTGAAGCTTGAGTGAGTCCTTCTTGAAttcccaaaagaaacataaaagaaaagatGAAGGATGGAGGGGAAGGAGgatgagagcagcccaaaggctgCCCCCCTTTGCCCCCCGGCCCTTTGGTGTGCGGTAGAAGGGGAAGAGATATGAATAATGGAGGGTGCGGCCCTTGTATATGTTGACGGGAAGGAATAAATAATAATGGGTGGTCACTGTTTTCATGAGCAAGAGAAAAAGATGGGATAAGATAAGAAGATGAGGTCTGGCACGTGCTCAATAAGTGAAGGAGGAGACGATTGGGTCACCATCAGTGGTCAATGCAAGAGAAAGGATGAAATACCGCTCTGATGGGTTTGAATAATGAAAATGGAATATTGATGCCACATGTCATGGCCTTATTGGATAAGGCAAACAATTACTCCACGTGCATGCATGCTTAGAGGCATAATTAaccaattaagcttaattaagcaattaacaAATCCAcaattttgttcttttgtcGAAAATTCAAATGTTCACCATTTTTGATTCATTCTATCTCGTTTTTGCAACTTCGCTTATTCTCTACACAATagataaaaatggattaattacataatccaagtcaagtgactctaaaccacggagttcgtttgcaattaggttgaaacgctcactctACGGATTGAAATAATATGGGCTGAAATAGTCTAAGtggctacttgattgggaagggatataagaacgatgaattttgcccctgcgtattcataaagaaaactagttctggatttgcaattgtagctatatatgtcgatgatatgaacataataggtactcttgatgaaataagagaaaccgcgagttacttgaaatctgaatttgagatgaaggatcttggaaaAACTCGATTCCGTCTAGACCTTGAACTAAAAcgccgagtttgtggaatactaatccactagtCTACGTaagtccaaaagatgctcaggcgatttaacatagacaaagcgcatcctgctagcactcccatgatcagtcgaagtttggatgcaaagaaagatccatttcttccaaaggaagatgacgaagaggtgttggaagctgaaattccctatctaagtgcaataggagcattattgtatttagcccaatgtattcgaccagacattgcattctcagtaaacttgttagctagatttagctcaatgCCAATGcaacgtcactggaatggtatcaagaacatttttcgatgcctaaaaggaaccattgacttgggactgttctttccctacagagagacaagagggaccgcagatggaaccgcaatccctaaaggaaatgttgatggcaaaagcaccactcactacaccaaaaccCCAAATGATGTTTTAGTTGGTTTTGCTAacgctgggtacctctctgatccacataaaggtcgttcccaaactggttatgtatttactattgggaacacggcgatatcttggagttCAACCAAGTatacccttgtggctacctcctcgaaccactcagagatcattgctctacatgaggcggtttatgagtgtatatggttaagagctatcattacacatattcgagggactagtggtttgagttctaccactgaagagcctacttgcatttatgagaTAATGCAGGTTGCATCGAACatatgaagctaggttatatcaagggtgataatacaaaatacaaatcgccaaagttttttctacaatcaacaacaacaggctcttctcaagattcaagtgaatcaagtaaagtCTAAGGAGActgtggcagatttgtttaccaaatcattgcctaaggccatatttgagaaacatgtgaaaaacataggaatgcgaagactttccaagctcccttgattaatgtaaggatcagggggaggtgtagacatcaaatggagtctaacacacacatgtcctCCTCAAATGTAagaggtgcgttgtgctcttttccttcgaccaaggtgtattttttgtcctacaaggtttttattgttacttggcaaggtttttagtgaggcaacaactcatgcaccatttcgtctttgacttggcacaatggggagtgttaaaggaaaatcaCATTATCtgtcttcgtcaaagaaactgaCGAacagggaatcaaggaattgcaataTACATCAAAATCAgaatttactatcattattgtaattgatgttaatcgatGTTTCTATTGTAATTCTAtccttatataaaggggctatgaaatgaaatgaataaACCAATTCCATTTCACTTTCACATTTTGGTAATTgttaataaatttattttacCACAATATATAGAAATTGCCAAAATGGTTATTCAAAATTGGTTGATGGTTTAGAGATATATGAGTCTCAAACTAGTCTACCAAAATATAGAGTCAAAATTGTTATGTGCCATTAAAGCAAGGGCTGACTACTAGACCATACATGAATATTGTTCTTGACATATATAGTGAAAATATGGTAGGTAGTGGTACTAGTTTTGGACTATGGTATAAAAAGGGATGAGGAAATACAATGTGATCATATCTGTTAAGTTTCAAAAGATACCGATATTCATATAGTTTTTCTCCTAGTAATCATACAGGAAGGAAACAAATGGGGATTCAGAATATTTTGATTATCTTGAGCATTGTCGCCTGCCTCATGTCGACATCTATGGCCACACCAGGAATTGCTACTTACTACACGACCTATATTCGTGAGTATTTATTTGAAGAGATCTTAAAGCTTTCATTTGATGAAAAATGaatgatttttattattttttttacctaTAGCTTTCTCTAGCTTTTTCATGAACTTGTTTTGTATGTTAAAGAAACCTGACACTAATCAACATTCTCAAAGTTTAAGCTTGATGTTTTTGTTGACAGCATCAGCATGCTACAATTATACCCAAGAAGGTGTGATGATTGCAGCAGCAGGTGACGCCATATGGAACAATGGTGCGGCATGTGGGAAATTTGTCACGGTTAAATGCACAGGTCCTAGGAATCTCGCACCGCCTCCTTGCACCAATGAAAACGTAACGGTAAAAATTATAGATCATTGTCCCGGATGTCCATTTACTCTCGACCTTTCTAAAGAGGCTTTCACCAAAATCGCTAACCCTATGGGGGGAATAATTAATATTGATTATTATCTGTAAGCCTCATCAATTACTAAGTTCATAAGATATGAAGACGTatatctttggtgtctttggtGTGTGTGAATGGTGATATTCAATTAATATTCATCTTCGTGCCTGATTTTGCAGGGTATAATGATCTCCCTCACCTCAGTCACATAAATGATACTAAAGCAGTTGGTTTAGTAATAATGAATGTAATAACTTTAAAATAATCATGATGTTTTAGAGAAacaggaattgagagaaaattgttatgtattctcattgataataggagcctctttatataggggATTACAATatatagaatctgaatcatacaaggaaaggtaatcatacattgaaaaCGAATATCTatatccttctaatttaatcctattaccactaggtcaagtaacctagggtttgggccagacacaaaataggaatttacttgaacactaccccttgtgtcacccaaacgcagtgcttctctcgttgcctcattaaaaaccttgtcgaataacaaaaacccagtgagacaaaaataacctcggtcgaaagggaaaaagagcacaacacacccttcacgtttcgagaccatagaTGTACACACCTCCCTCTGAtatctgcatctccccctgacgactacggTCATTAGAGTTCGGATAACTACAGCATCGTGATATCAATTACATCATCTCCTGCAACTGCAAGAGACGCTTGAACGCTTTCAGTAATTCCTCAAGAGAAGCCAtgtgagaacaaagatgaaggagaggaggaggagggctgTGGGGTAGTGCACAAGGCACTATCAATGGCAGCTTTGGAAGCTTGGAGGTGCGGCTTAGAGAGCACGCTTAGGGTTTTTTTATTAGAAGTTGTGTAAACTCATGTTTTTCTTGCCATTCTCGAAATTGATTGTAGCTACTAATAAAGGGGATGaattttatctattttcaattttcaatttcactacatactcagtaaagcatttatatatatttaataagaataaaaactatgattaagaacATGTgatataaaaatgtatgatatatatgttgaaaacGCATATtgatgagggaaaacaaaataattcatattatgacctaaatctaagtctatccattatacttgccaaaaaaaaaataataataataagctaccattaaaaaaataattaaaaaaaaaacaaactccTCCTCCTAGGAAAGTAAACTCTCAAAACTTTTTCTCTCAAAACCCTATGCGGCGTAGTCTTCAGTCAAAGTATATGCCCGATCCGACGGCACGCCATTGGGAAATCGTCGTCGAACAGGCTAGAAGGGGTGAGTCTATTTGGAGTGTAGCCCGCGTGGTGGTTGCGGCGCTGTCCGGAACGCTTGCAGGTCGACGGTGGTTGGTTGGCAATCATGCGGGGCTTGGATCTCGATGTGGAGATCTCTAGAAGGTGGGGCGAGGCAGGGTTGTGGCTCTGGATGGGTGAGCAGCAGCACAAGTCCTAGATGGTATTGGTTGAAGTGCAGGCACAAATCAGGTTAGGCATGCTCCATGAGGTGAATCTGGTTTAGGGAGGCCGATTACTGGTCTACTCTATACTAGATCGGAGCATGGGCGGTCCGCTCTCTCTCAGAGCACAATAGATGGAGGTGGAAGTGCCACTGATGATGGGATGGCCTGGGAGAGGCAGGCGAGATGGTTGCGGCGTGACTGTAGTGGTCTTCTACTTGGGCTTAGGCTCGGTGATGATTGGGCCTGGGCTTTGGCTCAGGGCTCATgttatttttatcttttgtttATGTATTATTGTTATTTACTTTTAGTAAGATGTGGCTTTATGTtggcaataagtccctaccacTTTAGGGCAGGGTGACGTGGCCTTGGTCCTAGTATGCacactcagtgtgccttgtctggcctagcaAAGCGGCGAGTTGTTTACTGGATTAAATGGACGCGACCTCCGAGTGGCAGGATGCTAtttgtaattatgtttcttcGTTATAGAGTTATCTTTTCGTTATATCACCACTTTGTTAAAGCAAATTAAATAGAGTAGCCAGTTGTG belongs to Rosa chinensis cultivar Old Blush chromosome 4, RchiOBHm-V2, whole genome shotgun sequence and includes:
- the LOC112199037 gene encoding putative EG45-like domain containing protein 1 is translated as MGIQNILIILSIVACLMSTSMATPGIATYYTTYIPSACYNYTQEGVMIAAAGDAIWNNGAACGKFVTVKCTGPRNLAPPPCTNENVTVKIIDHCPGCPFTLDLSKEAFTKIANPMGGIINIDYYL